A section of the Diabrotica virgifera virgifera chromosome 8, PGI_DIABVI_V3a genome encodes:
- the LOC126890384 gene encoding retrovirus-related Pol polyprotein from transposon 297 isoform X5, whose product MLENEQTFRTISGAGKSYNKIKLPMKIHKIEQEIDAYVIKNDNFSYDVLLGLDAIKQFRLLQDENLNILQRVDENKIENIKTLKENLRYSYDNKTDTLENNKIQVRYFEENSYDYLDKIKHLDNIKIKQISKILDENLSIFAKHKYDVGEVKNQEAHIKLLENKYISKKPYRCSIPDEREIENQITKLLEAGLIEESESPFAAPVTLAYKKDEGRRTRLCVDFRELNKILVPTGITTIPTNRRHYSKGSKLQMVYSFGY is encoded by the coding sequence ATGTTGGAAAATGAACAGACATTTAGAACAATTAGTGGTGCGggaaaaagttataataaaataaagttgCCTATGAAAATCCATAAAATAGAACAAGAAATAGATGCTTATGTGattaaaaatgataatttttctTATGACGTATTGCTAGGATTAGATGCTATTAAACAGTTTCGTTTGCTGCAAGACGAAAACTTGAATATTCTCCAAAGAGTGGATGAAAACAAGATAGAAAATATAAAGACATTAAAGGAAAATTTAAGATATAGTTATGATAATAAAACCGATACtttggaaaacaataaaattcaGGTAAGGTATTTTGAAGAAAACTCATACGActatttagataaaataaaacatctagacaacattaaaataaaacaaatttctaAAATATTAGATGAAAACTTATCGATATTTGCAAAACACAAGTACGATGTAGGAGAAGTAAAAAATCAGGAAGCTCACATTAAACTCttagaaaataaatatatttcaaagAAACCTTATAGATGTTCCATTCCTGATGAACGTGAAATTGAAAATCAGATAACCAAGCTACTTGAAGCAGGACTGATAGAGGAATCTGAATCTCCTTTTGCTGCACCAGTGACCTTGGCATATAAGAAAGACGAAGGAAGACGAACGAGACTCTGTGTTGATTTTCGTGAACTGAATAAAATTTTGGTACCTACCGGAATCACAACCATTCCCACGAATCGAAGACATTATAGTAAAGGCTCGAAACTGCAAATGGTATACAGTTTTGGATATTAA
- the LOC126890384 gene encoding retrovirus-related Pol polyprotein from transposon gypsy isoform X2, whose translation MIANIRPFYYFKYMDAVIAEFCNQCDICKKNKSRRSRDIGRLSQLGPAKEPYEIMSLDTIAGNHSPKRYLHLLVDHFSRFAYTCPSKGQQAKDLIRFLRPIFEKNKVNVLLADRYAAINSNEFKSFIRNCGITLIFTAVDCPFSNGLNERLNQTLVNRIRCKVNEKPRHPWSNIAIECTEEYNRTTHSVTKFSPLYLLMGEQSSILPSDLNQPQDLAQNRTLAFQNSQRAHNNNKIRVDQKKQDYEFKVGDLVYVEMGNRLNRNKLDPIRKGPFKILNRFSSSIYEINGGYRRN comes from the coding sequence ATGATAGCAAATATAcgacctttttattattttaaatatatggaTGCAGTTATAGCAGAATTTTGTAACCAATGTGATATTTGCAAGAAAAACAAGTCAAGAAGAAGCCGAGATATTGGTCGTTTATCACAGTTAGGGCCAGCCAAGGAACCATATGAAATCATGTCACTTGACACTATTGCAGGCAACCATTCACCTAAACGTTATCTTCATCTTCTGGTAGATCATTTTAGTAGGTTTGCTTATACATGCCCTTCTAAAGGCCAACAAGCTAAAGATCTAATCAGGTTCTTACGTCCTATTTTTGAGAAGAATAAGGTGAATGTTCTCCTGGCTGATCGTTATGCAGCGATTAATTCAAATGAGTTCAAATCCTTCATACGAAACTGTggcataactttaatttttacGGCTGTTGACTGTCCTTTTTCAAACGGATTAAATGAGCGTCTCAACCAAACACTGGTAAATCGTATCCGCTGCAAGGTTAACGAGAAACCACGACATCCATGGTCCAATATCGCAATTGAATGTACAGAAGAATACAACCGGACAACACACAGCGTAACAAAATTCTCTCCACTTTATTTACTCATGGGTGAACAATCTTCAATTTTGCCCTCAGATCTTAATCAGCCCCAAGATTTGGCTCAGAACAGAACTCTGGCATTCCAAAATTCACAAAGAGCTCACAATAACAATAAAATTAGAGTTGACCAGAAGAAGCAAGACTATGAATTTAAAGTCGGAGACTTAGTCTATGTCGAAATGGGTAACCGTCTTAACAGAAACAAACTTGATCCGATAAGAAAGGGGCCATTCAAAATTTTAAACAGGTTTTCGTCATCAATTTATGAAATAAATGGAGGTTATCGTCgaaattag